CTCGACCGGCCGCCGAGCGAGACCGCCAAGGTCATCCTCGGTCGCGCGAAGGCCGCGACTGCCGCGGGAACGAAGGCGTGGCAGAGCGAGGCCGCGTTCGGTCACTGATCGCCGGACGCGACTCGCTCGTGGCGACGCCACCTGATCCGTTCGCGCTCCTGCGCACCAAGCGCTATGTCGTCCTGCTCGCGCTGGCGGCTGTGCTCGGGATCCCGATCTCGGTCGTCGCGTACTGGTTCCTCGAGCTCGTCGACTGGTCGCAACGTGAGGTGTTCACGAACCTGCCGCGCGCGCTCGGGTTCGCCCACGCGCCCGTGTGGTGGCCGCTCCCCTGGCTGGCGGTCGCCGGCGCTCTCGTCGCGCTGACCGTCCGCTTCCTTCCTGGAACCGGCGGCCATCGTCCCGCGGAGGGATTCAAGCCGGGCGGCACGCCGGAGCCGAGCGAGCTGCCGGGCGTCGCGCTCGCGTCACTCGCGACGCTGGCCTTCGGCGCGGTGCTCGGCCCCGAGGCGCCGCTCATCGCGATCGGTGGAGGGCTCGCGGCGTGCGTACCGCGGTTCGCACGACGCGACTCGCCCGCGGCGACGGTCGCAGTCGTCGCCGCGGTCGGAAGCTTCGCCGCCATCAGCACGCTCCTCGGCTCGCCGATCCTGGCCGCGTTCTTGTTGATGGAGGCGACGGGCCTGGGCGGGCCGATGCTCGAGATGGTGCTCCTGCCCGGACTGCTCGCGGCGGGACTCGGCGCGCTCGTCTTCGTCGGCCTCGACGCGTGGACCGGCTTCGGAACGTTCTCGCTCGCGCTCCCGAACCTCCCGCACTTCGCGCGCCCCGACATCGCGGAGTTCGGCTGGGCGCTCGGGATCGGCGTGGGTGCCGCGCTCGCGGGAACCGCGATCAGGTGGCTCGCGCTGTCCTTGCAGCCACGCGTGGAGCGGCGGATGCTGCTGTCGACGCCCGTCGTCGGCCTGGCGGTCGCGCTCCTCGCGATCGCGTTCGGGCAGTTCAGCTCGCACAGCGCTTCCGAGGTCCTGTTCTCGGGGCAGACCGCATTGCCGTCGCTCGTCGCACAGAGCGCGACCTACTCGGCTGCCGCGCTCGCGCTCCTGTTCCTCTGTAAGGGGTTGGCGTACGCGCTCTCGTTGAGTGCGTTCCGCGGAGGACCTGTCTTCCCGTCCATGTTCGTCGGCGCCGCCGGCGGCATCGCGCTGTCCCACCTACCCGGCCTGCCGCTCGTGCCGGGCGTCGCGATGGGGATCGGCGCGATGTGCGCCGTCATGCTCCGCTTCCCGATCACGTCCGTCATGCTCGCGACGCTCTTGCTCGCCGTCGACGGCCTCGCTGTCATGCCGCTCGTGATCGTCGCAGTGGTCGTCGCGTACGTGCTGTCCGCGCGCTTGTCGCCGACGGTGCCCGGCGTCGCGTCGGCCGGTGAGACAGCCGCGCCGGCCGCGTCCGGTGCACCGGCACGGGTGCCCGTCGGCGCACCCGGTTCGTGACGACCCCGATGGCCGCGCCGACGCGCGAGCGTCGCCCGTCGGCGGACGCGCCACACGAGGACACGGGCGAACCGTGGTCCCGCCGGCGGGTGCGGATCACCCTGCTCGCGCTGGTCGGCGTCGCTGTGGTGGGCATCGTCCTCGTCGCGGTGACCGCGGTCGTTCTCGTCCCGGATTCCCCGACACGCGCCGTCGCTCAGATCGGTGATCCGAGCGCGTTGACCGAGGGGCTGTTCGTGCGCGCGACGCTCCGTACCGCGAGCCCGGAGAGCGGCGATCTCGCGGTGCAGCTCGCGTTCGATCCGAGCGCACAGCTCACGCGCGACGGGCGGCTCGTGTCGCCGGTGGTCGTGGACGTGAACGACACGCGTGGCGCGTCACCGATCACGTTCGCCACTGGCGACACGATGGCGACGACGGACGTCACCATCGTCATGAACGGATCGCGCGTGACGCGCTATCCGTTCGACCGCTACGACGCCACGCTCGTCGTCACCGCGCGCGCCGGCACCGGATCCGCAGCACGACCGATAGCGCTGCGGGTGGAGGTCGTCGGCAACCTCACGGACTTCACCGTCAAGGAAGGTTCGAAGCCCGCGTCGTCGGCCGGCGCCGTCGTGCTCCCCGTCACGGTGCGCCGCTCGATCGGGGTCCTCGTGTGGGCGCTGATGTTCCTCGTGCTCATCTGGCTGATCGGGCTCGGTACGGTCAGCATCGTCTTCCGGATCGTCGCGCACGCGACCGTCATCCCGATCTGGTCGTGGGCCGTGTTCGTCAGCGTGCTGTTCGCGCTGCCGCAGCTGAGGAGCGGTCTGCCCGGTGACCCACCCTACGGGTCGTTCGTCGACTGGGCGGGCTTCTACTGGGTCGTGACGATCGTGACACTCGGCTTCGTCACGCTCGTCATCGCGTGGAACCACGCCGAGCGCGCCACGAACGCATCGCGTTGACGGTTGCGTCGAGACGCGCGCTGTGCAGGGCCTCGTAGGTCGGAACCGCCGCGATCCCGCCCGGGTAGGCGGACCCATCGGCAACCGCAACGTGCGGCCGCCCGAGCGGCCTACGTCGGCTCCACGGTCGCGTTGACGCTGACCGTCGCGCCCTGCGGCGCGTTCGCGAACAGCGTCACACCGAGCGTGTCGTCCAGCGTCGTCGCGAACGCCGGGTCGATCGTCGCGCTGGCCTGGTTGACGGCGACCGTATCGCCCGTGGTCTTCACGCCGGACGCCACCGAGGCGAGGTGGAGGATGGTGACGGTCTGGCCGTTCACCGTCGCGGACACGACATTGCTCCCGACGTCGACGACGGGGTCGCTGACGGTGAGCGGCGCGTTGCCGCCGGTGAACGTCGCGCCACCGCTCGTCTGCACCGTGCCCGACCGGCTCGCCTCGTCGATCTGTCCCCCGGAGATCCGGAAGCTGATCCCGCCCTGCGACGGGGAGCTCGCGGGCGCGACGGGAGCGAGCTTCACGCCCGTCGCGGAGAGCTGCGACGACAACGTCGGCGCGAGGGCGACGACCACCTGCCCAGTGGTGACGCTGACGGTGCCGTTCGAGCTCGAGTGGCCCGAGGGGCTGCTGCTCCCGCAGCCACCGACCACGCACGCGAGCAGGAACGCTGCCACGACGAACGACCCTTGGCGAGATCGGCGCACGGCGACACGATCCCCGCATGCGACGACCCGCGCATCACCCGGCGCGGATGACGACGCGGCCGGTCGATGCCGCACACGCTGGGTGGAACGTCCGTCGACACGGATGCGGGAGGTCGACGTGGTCGCCACCGAGGAACACCGCGAGCTCGTTCCGCTCGGGCACACCGACGCCGCACACGCGCCGTCGCGGGCGCAGCGTGCGCTCGCCGCCGTCGCCTACTGGGGACCGGTCGTGGTGTGGGTCGGTCTGGAGATCAGATGGCGGTGGCACCAGATGAAGGCGAGGCTCGACCTCCCCTGACCCGATCGATCACCGCGACACGGGCAGCGCGCCGCCCTCGGCCGCCTCGATCTCCTCCTTGTTCGGGAGGCCACGGAGCAGCGCGATGATCATCACGGCGAGCGCGGCGCCGATGCACGGACCGGCCACGTAGATCCACCAGCCCGTGAAGTGCAGGCCCACGATGTCGGGCGCGAGCGACCGCGCCGGGTTCATCGACGCGCCGCTGATCGGGCTGGCGAACAGCCCGTCCATCGCGATCGTCGCGCCGACCGCCAGTGCGGCGTTGTGCCCGATGCTGCGGTAGCCGGTGGCCGTGTGGAGGATCACCGTCACGAGGATCGCGGTCAGGACGATCTCCATGACGAAGGACCGCCACTCGCCACCGGGCTTCGCGATCGGGTAGTTCCCGCCCGCGCTGACGTGGCCGTACATCACCTGGAGGAAGGTCGCCGCGCACAGTGCACCCGCCATCTGCGCGACGAGGTACGGCGCGACCCACGCGACCTTGAACACGCGCCGTCCCGCGAACGCGAGCGTGACCGCGGGGTTGATGTGCAGGCCGGACAAGGGCCCGAGCGCGTAGATCATCGCCATGACGACGGCGCCGGGGGCGATGACCGCCGCGACGCGGCTGATCGGCGGACTGCCACCCACGTAGTGGTTGATCACACCCGAGCCTGCCGCGACGGTCACGAGCACGAACGTGCCGAGGAACTCCACGATCACCCGCAGCCACAGGGGGCGGTGCCGCAACGTCTCCTCTTCGAAGTGGATGAGAAAGCGCGTGCCGAGGAGGTCGGCGGGCGTGGACGAGCCTTCCGTCTGCTGCGACACGGCGTGATCGTCTCCCGACCGCATGGGGCCGCCTTCACCCGTCCGGGATGAACGTGGCGCGCGTTCATCTCTCGTGGGCGATGCGACGGCGAGCGCCGGACCCGATCCTCGTCGCAGCGGCGGTGCCAACCGAGTACCTGTCCCGACGATGCCGACACGGGACCTGCCGATGTCACGCGCGCGAAACGGCGGCCGAGGTCCGCAATCGGAGAACGAGGCACGTGGGTCCCGCCGGCGCGTCGCGAACGCGGCGGCGCAGCTACAACGGACCGGGATCGAGGCCGCAACGGCCGCACGGCGCGGCGAGCTGCAGGATTGGGCTGCCGGCAAGCGCGGGCACCTCGAGCAGCACCGCGTCGCCGGGTTCGTGCTCGTGGTGTACGAGCGGTACCGGGAGATCGACGGCCGCAACTACGCGATCCTCATCGCGACGAAGCTCTTCCTGTCGCTCCTGCCCCTCGCCATCCTCGGGTTCGCGGCGACGACGGCGTTCGCGTCCTCACGGAGCTTCGCCGAGGTGATGAACGCGCAGTTCGGTCTCGGCGGCCACGCCGCCGGCGAGGTGCGTCGCGCGTTCGCGACCGCGAACCAGGCGAAGGTGGCGGTCGGCCTGATCGGGATCCTGTCGTTCGCCTACTCCGGGTACGACGTTCCCGCCACGCTGCAGCACGTCTACGCGCGCGCGTGGCGAACGGAACGCTTGTCGGGATCCAGGGCATGGGCTCGCGGCGGCCTCTGGCTGCTGTTCTTCGTCGTGATGACCGTCGCCGGTGAGCAGCTCGCGGTCGCGCGCGCGAGCCTCCCCGTGTTCGCCGTCGCGCTGACGTGGCCGGTCGCGGTCCTCGCCGCCTTCGTCATCTGGCTGCTGACACCACGGCTGCTCCTCCACCGCGCGCTGTCGTGGCGTGAGCTCGTGCCGAGCGGTCTGGTCGGGATGGCTCTGACCGCGGCGCTGCGCGCGTTCTCACGTTGGGCGATGCCACGGTGGCTTACGGAGTACGCCCGGCCGTTCGGAGCCATCGGCGTCGCGATGGGCATGGTGTTCTGGCTGCTGCTCACCTGCTACACGTGGGTGATCGTCGCGGCGGCCACCGCCGTCATGTGGGAGCGCCGGGCCAGCGCCGCCGAGGTCGAGGCGCTCGAGCAGCCCACGGACGCGGTCAACGCTCCGCCGGACGCCCCTCCTCGTGGCGCGGCAGGCTGATCGCGGCGACAAGGCCGATCAACGCGATCGCAGCCATCGTCCACAACGCGATCGTGTAGTGGCGGTTCCCGGTGACGATCGGCGACACGAGGATCGAGCCGACCAGCGCGGTGCCGAGCGACGAACCCAGGTTCGAGACGCTCCGGGACAACCCTGAGATCTCGCCCTGGTCCTTCTCGGGGAACGCGGACTGCACGACGTTCACCGATGCCGTCAGCATGACGCCGATGCCGAGGCCCATCGCGAGCAGACCGGGAGAGAACGCGAGGACGTTCGACGTCGCCCGGGCGAGGACGACCAGCAGTGCCATGCCGGTCGCGGTGACGAGGAACCCCGCCGCGACCAACGACCGCTGGGTATGGCGCTGGGCCAGGCGCTGCGCGACCGCGGACGAGACGAGGATCCCGGCGATGGCGGGCGTCAGCACGAGTCCCGTGCGGATCGCGCTGAAGTGCCGCACCGTCTGGAGATAGACGGAGACGACGAAGAACGAGCCCTGCATGATGAGCCACTGGAGGTCCTGCGTGACGAGCCCGAGGTTGGACGTCCGGTTCCGGAACAGCCGCGTGGCGAGGAGCGGTGTGACCCCTCGACGCTCGTCGGAGCGGATGTGGAGGAAGAACCACGCGAGGACCAGCCCCCCGGCTGTGAAGTACAACCAGACAGGCGAGAGGCCTCCCTCGTGGATGACGACGGTGTTCCCGATCGTGAGGTTCGCGCGCGACTTGAACCATCCGTAGGTCCCGCTCTGCAGGACGCCGAGGACGACGAGCACGAGACCGGCCGCGGACAGGACCGCACCCGCGAAGTCGAACCGCGGCGCCGCACCTTTCAGGCTCGGGTACGAGACACGCGACGCGAGGACGATGACCGCGGCGACGATCGCGACCTGCAGCCCGAACGACGCCCGCCAGCTGATCGCGCTGGTGATGACGCCGCCGATGAGCGGACCGGCGGCCGCACCGATCCCGGCGGCGGCGCTGACCACGCCGAAGAACTTCGCTCGCGTCTCGACGCCCTCGAACAGCACGGTGATGAGGATGTAGATCGGCGGGATCATCAGTGCCGACCCGACACCCTCGAAGAGCGAGTACCCGACCATCATCATCGTCAGACTGGTCGACACGGCCGCGATGACCGCGCCGGCGCCGTACACGACCAAGCCGAGCACGAAGCACCGCTTGCGCCCCCAGATATCGGTGAGCTTGCTGCCCGGGATCATCAGCGCGGCCATCGTCAACGTGAAGAACGTGATCGCCGTCTGCACGCCGCGCACGTCCGTCCCGATGTCCTTCGCGATGCTGTCGACCGCGACGTTCATCGTCGTGCCCGCGTAGCTCGCGACGAACTGCGCGAGCGCGAGCGGGAACACGAACACCCAGGGCGACACGCGCGGCCTGGCCGCGTCGACCTTCACGGCTCGGGATCCGGGGTCAGACGATTGTCGCGACCTCGACGCGACCGGCGCCGTGGTCGAGCTGGTAGTCGAGGTTCACGGCGGCGTTGATCAGTGCGAGGTGCGTGAACGCCTGGGGGAAGTTCCCGAGCTGCTCGCCACTGAGGCCGATCTCCTCGGCGTAGAGCCCGACGTGGTTGGCATACGTCAGCATCTTCTCGAACGTGTAGCGCGCGTCGTCGAGCCGCCCGGACCGGGCGAGCGCGTCGACGTAGAGGAACGTGCACAGCGAGAACGTCCCCTCCGAGCCGCGCAGCCCGTCGGGTGACGCTGCAGGGTCGTACCGGTACACGAGGCTGTCCGACACGAGCACCTTGTCCATCGCGTCGAGGGTCGACAGCCACTTCTCGTCACCGGGTGCGACGAAGCCGACGAGCGGCATGAGCACCAGCGACGCGTCGAGCACGTCGCTGCCCTCGTACTGCACGAACGCCTTCTTCGAGTCGTTCCAACCTTTCGTCATCACGTTGCGGTACACGTCGGTACGCGCGCGTTGCCAGCGTTCGAGGTTCCCCGGACGGCCGTGCTCCGTCGCGAGCCGGATGGCACGGTCGAGCGCGACCCACGTCATCACGCGCCCGTACGTGAACGGCTTCCGACCGCCGCGCGTCTCCCAGATGCCCTCGTCCGGCTGGTCCCAGTTGTCGCAGAGCCAGTCGACGATCGCGACCAGGTCGTTCCAGCCCGCGTCGCCGACCGCGGACATCGCGAGGCCCTTGTCGAGGAGCCAGATCGAGTCGAGCGCCTCGCCGAAGATGTCGAGCTGGAGTTGCGTCGCGGCCCCGTTGCCGATGCGGACCGGCCGCGACCCCTCGTACCCCTCGAAGTGGTCGAGGACGTCTTCGTCGAGGTCGGGACTTCCGTCCACGCGGTACATGATGTTGAGCGGGAGTCCGTCACCCCGCCGCGCGTTCTGCTCCGCGACGTTCCGCAGCCACCGCCCGAACGCGGCGGCCTCCTCGGTGTAGCCGAGCCCTATGAGCGCGTACACCGAGAACGACGCGTCGCGGATCCACGTGTAGCGGTAGTCCCAGTTGCGCTCGCCGCCGACCTGCTCGGGCAGACCAGCCGTCGGCGCCGCGACGAGCCCGCCGGTCGGTGCGTACGTCATCAGCTTCAGCGTGATCGCCGATCGCTGCACCGCCTCACGCCAACGACCGCGGTACGTGCCGCGCGCGAGCCACTCCTTCCAGAACCGGATCGTGTCGTCGAACAGCGCCACCAGCTCACCGTGGCCCACGGTCGTCGGCGACGTCTGCCCGCCGGACTCGACGACGATCCCGGTGATGTCGCCCGCCCGAACCGTGAAGCGCGCGCCGAGGTCGTCGCCCTCGCGCTCGAGCGGCACGAGGCCCGTGACGTTGAGCGTCAGCGATTCCGACTCGAAGATCGCGCTCGTGTGGTCGAGCTGCAGCTTGTGTGCCTGACGGCCGTAATCGAAGCGGGGACGGATCCGTGCCTCGAGCTCGACCTCGCCGCGGATGCCGCGCACGGCGCGCACGATCCTGTGACGGTCCGTGACGACAGCAGGATTCTCGATCGGCATGAAGTCGATCACCTCGGCGACCCCGTCCGGTGACAGCGACCGCGTCACGAGCACCGCCGTATCGGGCAGGTACATCTGCTTCATGACGTGGTTCGCGCCGACCGGCGCGAGCCCGAACGACCCGCCCTTCTCGCTGTCGAGAAGCGACGCGAACACGCTGGGCGAATCGAAGCGTGGCGTGCAGAACCAGTCGATCGTGCCACCCGTCGTCACGAGCGCAGCTGTCTGCAGGTCACCGATGAGCCCATGGTCCGCAATCGGCGGATACGACGGCATGGCGAGCCCTCCTCCTCGTCCCGGTCGTGGCCGAGGTCTGCAGACCTCAGAAGCGCCGCTCGCGGCGGTCGTCTCTCCGCTCTTCGCGGCGCTGGACGCGCTCGCTGACGCGCGTCGCGGTACCCGCGATCACCGCGGTGGTGACAGCTGTCCGTGCAAGGGGTCGACGTCGCAGCATGTGCGCCACCTTTCGCCGTGGCGTGCACGTGCACGCCGCACGGCGGCCAACGTCGCAGGCGGCGTCCCCGCGCTCATCATCCGGCCCGGGTGAAAGTCCGGGCGGCGCGGCTCCGTGAGCGTCGAAATCGCCCGGAGTGGACGATGGCCCCCGAGCCACCGCCGCCCACAGTCGGGCCGTCAATCGTTGACGAGAAGGAGACACGTCATGGCACTCGCGGCCGATTGGGGATCGGGCCAGGTCCTTCTGTCGATGCTCTGGTTCTTCCTCTTCTTCATCTGGATCTGGCTGTTGATCACGGTGTTCGCCGACATCTTCCGCAGCCGCGACATGGGCGGATGGGCCAAGGCGGCCTGGAGCATCTTCATCATCGTTCTGCCGTACCTCGGCGTCTTCGTGTACCTGATCGCGCGCGGCCACAAGATGGGCGAGAACGCGGCGCGCGTCGCGCAGGAGCAGGACGCGGCATTCCGCGCGTACGTCAAGGACGCGGCCGGCAACGGGTCGAGCAGCCCCAGCGCGGAGCTCGACCGGCTCGCCGATCTGAGGGCGCGCGGCGTGATCGACGAGCCCGAGTTCGCGCGGCTCAAGCAGAAGGTGCTCAGCGCGTAACGCGACCGCGATGCAGCCCTGCGCTGCCGAAGGGGAGAGCCTTCCATGGAGACGACGATCGGGCCCGTGGAGTACGTGGTGCTCGCGTTCGCGGGGAACCACTTCACCGGCGAGGTCGCGCCCGCGCTCGCCGCGCTCACGGCCGACGGGACCATCAGCATCGTCGACCTGGTGTTCCTCACCAAGGACGGCGACGGTCGCGTCGCGATGTTCGAGGTGGAGCAGCTCGACGAGCTCGAGGCCTTCATGAGCCTCGACGGTGACGTCGGCGGGATCCTCACGCCCGAGGACGCCATGCACGCCGCGGAGGCCCTCGAGCTCAACTCTTCCGCCGCGCTTCTCGTCTGGGAGGACCGCTGGGCGAAGCCCCTCGTCGACGCGTTGCGCCGCGCGGACGGCATCCTCGTCGAGGGCGGCCGCATCCCGGCCGACCTCATCAACGCGGCCCTGAGCGCGGCGACGGCCGCGGTGTGATGCCCGTGCGCGGGCGTCGTGTCTTCCTGCTCACCGTGTCGACGGTCGTCGCGTGTGTTGCAATCGCGGCGTGCTCGAGCTCGGCGAAGAAGTCGAGCTCGTCGACGACGGCCGCGGGCAAGACGTTTTCGCTCTCCACGTCGAAGGGGCAGGTGTCGGTCTCGCTCGACGGGCACCTGCCCGACCACTGGCCGAGCACGTTTCCCGTACCCGACGGCGCGA
Above is a window of Acidimicrobiia bacterium DNA encoding:
- a CDS encoding chloride channel protein, with translation MAERGRVRSLIAGRDSLVATPPDPFALLRTKRYVVLLALAAVLGIPISVVAYWFLELVDWSQREVFTNLPRALGFAHAPVWWPLPWLAVAGALVALTVRFLPGTGGHRPAEGFKPGGTPEPSELPGVALASLATLAFGAVLGPEAPLIAIGGGLAACVPRFARRDSPAATVAVVAAVGSFAAISTLLGSPILAAFLLMEATGLGGPMLEMVLLPGLLAAGLGALVFVGLDAWTGFGTFSLALPNLPHFARPDIAEFGWALGIGVGAALAGTAIRWLALSLQPRVERRMLLSTPVVGLAVALLAIAFGQFSSHSASEVLFSGQTALPSLVAQSATYSAAALALLFLCKGLAYALSLSAFRGGPVFPSMFVGAAGGIALSHLPGLPLVPGVAMGIGAMCAVMLRFPITSVMLATLLLAVDGLAVMPLVIVAVVVAYVLSARLSPTVPGVASAGETAAPAASGAPARVPVGAPGS
- a CDS encoding DUF4436 family protein; its protein translation is MAAPTRERRPSADAPHEDTGEPWSRRRVRITLLALVGVAVVGIVLVAVTAVVLVPDSPTRAVAQIGDPSALTEGLFVRATLRTASPESGDLAVQLAFDPSAQLTRDGRLVSPVVVDVNDTRGASPITFATGDTMATTDVTIVMNGSRVTRYPFDRYDATLVVTARAGTGSAARPIALRVEVVGNLTDFTVKEGSKPASSAGAVVLPVTVRRSIGVLVWALMFLVLIWLIGLGTVSIVFRIVAHATVIPIWSWAVFVSVLFALPQLRSGLPGDPPYGSFVDWAGFYWVVTIVTLGFVTLVIAWNHAERATNASR
- a CDS encoding aquaporin, with the protein product MSQQTEGSSTPADLLGTRFLIHFEEETLRHRPLWLRVIVEFLGTFVLVTVAAGSGVINHYVGGSPPISRVAAVIAPGAVVMAMIYALGPLSGLHINPAVTLAFAGRRVFKVAWVAPYLVAQMAGALCAATFLQVMYGHVSAGGNYPIAKPGGEWRSFVMEIVLTAILVTVILHTATGYRSIGHNAALAVGATIAMDGLFASPISGASMNPARSLAPDIVGLHFTGWWIYVAGPCIGAALAVMIIALLRGLPNKEEIEAAEGGALPVSR
- a CDS encoding YhjD/YihY/BrkB family envelope integrity protein, which translates into the protein MSRARNGGRGPQSENEARGSRRRVANAAAQLQRTGIEAATAARRGELQDWAAGKRGHLEQHRVAGFVLVVYERYREIDGRNYAILIATKLFLSLLPLAILGFAATTAFASSRSFAEVMNAQFGLGGHAAGEVRRAFATANQAKVAVGLIGILSFAYSGYDVPATLQHVYARAWRTERLSGSRAWARGGLWLLFFVVMTVAGEQLAVARASLPVFAVALTWPVAVLAAFVIWLLTPRLLLHRALSWRELVPSGLVGMALTAALRAFSRWAMPRWLTEYARPFGAIGVAMGMVFWLLLTCYTWVIVAAATAVMWERRASAAEVEALEQPTDAVNAPPDAPPRGAAG
- a CDS encoding MFS transporter; translation: MKVDAARPRVSPWVFVFPLALAQFVASYAGTTMNVAVDSIAKDIGTDVRGVQTAITFFTLTMAALMIPGSKLTDIWGRKRCFVLGLVVYGAGAVIAAVSTSLTMMMVGYSLFEGVGSALMIPPIYILITVLFEGVETRAKFFGVVSAAAGIGAAAGPLIGGVITSAISWRASFGLQVAIVAAVIVLASRVSYPSLKGAAPRFDFAGAVLSAAGLVLVVLGVLQSGTYGWFKSRANLTIGNTVVIHEGGLSPVWLYFTAGGLVLAWFFLHIRSDERRGVTPLLATRLFRNRTSNLGLVTQDLQWLIMQGSFFVVSVYLQTVRHFSAIRTGLVLTPAIAGILVSSAVAQRLAQRHTQRSLVAAGFLVTATGMALLVVLARATSNVLAFSPGLLAMGLGIGVMLTASVNVVQSAFPEKDQGEISGLSRSVSNLGSSLGTALVGSILVSPIVTGNRHYTIALWTMAAIALIGLVAAISLPRHEEGRPAER
- a CDS encoding glycoside hydrolase family 15 protein, which produces MPSYPPIADHGLIGDLQTAALVTTGGTIDWFCTPRFDSPSVFASLLDSEKGGSFGLAPVGANHVMKQMYLPDTAVLVTRSLSPDGVAEVIDFMPIENPAVVTDRHRIVRAVRGIRGEVELEARIRPRFDYGRQAHKLQLDHTSAIFESESLTLNVTGLVPLEREGDDLGARFTVRAGDITGIVVESGGQTSPTTVGHGELVALFDDTIRFWKEWLARGTYRGRWREAVQRSAITLKLMTYAPTGGLVAAPTAGLPEQVGGERNWDYRYTWIRDASFSVYALIGLGYTEEAAAFGRWLRNVAEQNARRGDGLPLNIMYRVDGSPDLDEDVLDHFEGYEGSRPVRIGNGAATQLQLDIFGEALDSIWLLDKGLAMSAVGDAGWNDLVAIVDWLCDNWDQPDEGIWETRGGRKPFTYGRVMTWVALDRAIRLATEHGRPGNLERWQRARTDVYRNVMTKGWNDSKKAFVQYEGSDVLDASLVLMPLVGFVAPGDEKWLSTLDAMDKVLVSDSLVYRYDPAASPDGLRGSEGTFSLCTFLYVDALARSGRLDDARYTFEKMLTYANHVGLYAEEIGLSGEQLGNFPQAFTHLALINAAVNLDYQLDHGAGRVEVATIV
- a CDS encoding SHOCT domain-containing protein, which codes for MALAADWGSGQVLLSMLWFFLFFIWIWLLITVFADIFRSRDMGGWAKAAWSIFIIVLPYLGVFVYLIARGHKMGENAARVAQEQDAAFRAYVKDAAGNGSSSPSAELDRLADLRARGVIDEPEFARLKQKVLSA
- a CDS encoding DUF6325 family protein, producing METTIGPVEYVVLAFAGNHFTGEVAPALAALTADGTISIVDLVFLTKDGDGRVAMFEVEQLDELEAFMSLDGDVGGILTPEDAMHAAEALELNSSAALLVWEDRWAKPLVDALRRADGILVEGGRIPADLINAALSAATAAV